The following are encoded together in the Humulus lupulus chromosome 5, drHumLupu1.1, whole genome shotgun sequence genome:
- the LOC133780304 gene encoding transcription factor SPEECHLESS-like — protein MSSTTTFSATDVFNQHHHDDLLNLSSGDDLFSILERLEADVVHFPPLDETAGFINNGSKFENDESQSQTTPSTQKSSSSSTLQDSSEAELDTTLPKSKRLKASTTTWEEETTLNPSDGQGKMSHIAVERNRRKQMNENLTVLRSLMPCFYVKRGDQASIIGGVVDYINELQQVLQSLEAKKQRKIYTEVLSPRLVPSPRASPVILSPRKPPLSPHLISLPNSPRTPQSSSPYIPPRLQQTYLNSSPTIPTSTSTTTSNNYTLDPSPTSSSTSSNIDNVNDLFANSKSAVADVEVSFSGSNVLLKTVSPRIPGQAVKIIAALEDLSLEILKVNINTVDETMLNHSFTIKIGVECQLSAEELAHQIQQTFC, from the exons ATGAGTAGCACTACTACTTTTTCTGCCACAGACGTTTTTAATCAGCACCACCATGATGATCTCTTGAACTTATCTTCTGGAGACGATCTTTTCAGTATCCTGGAGCGCCTAGAGGCCGATGTGGTGCATTTTCCTCCGTTGGATGAAACCGCTGGTTTCATTAATAATGGATCAAAGTTTGAAAACGACGAATCACAAAGTCAAACGACGCCGTCCACTCAGAAATCTTCGTCGTCGAGCACTCTTCAAGACTCATCAGAAGCTGAGCTTGACACTACTTTGCCAAAAAGCAAAAGGTTGAAGGCCTCAACGACAACGTGGGAGGAGGAAACGACACTCAACCCATCAGATGGGCAAGGGAAGATGTCTCACATAGCTGTTGAACGAAACCGGAGAAAACAAATGAATGAAAATTTGACTGTTTTGCGTTCTCTCATGCCTTGCTTCTATGTCAAGCGA GGAGACCAAGCATCAATTATTGGTGGGGTAGTCGACTACATCAACGAGCTGCAGCAAGTTTTACAGTCTTTAGAGgccaaaaaacaaaggaaaatttACACTGAAGTGTTGAGCCCTAGACTAGTTCCGAGTCCACGAGCTTCACCGGTGATTCTTAGCCCTAGAAAACCACCTCTAAGCCCTCATCTTATCAGCTTACCCAATAGCCCAAGAACCCCTCAGTCAAGTAGCCCATACATACCACCAAGGCTTCAGCAAACCTATCTTAACTCATCACCCACCATACCTACTagtacttctactactactagtaaTAATTATACTCTTGATCCCTCACCAACTTCATCTTCCACCTCCTCTAATATCGACAATGTCAATGATCTTTTCGCCAACTCCAAGTCCGCCGTTGCCGACGTGGAGGTCAGTTTTTCCGGTTCAAATGTTCTTCTCAAGACGGTATCTCCTAGGATTCCAGGGCAAGCTGTAAAAATAATTGCTGCCCTTGAAGACCTGTCGCTAGAAATTCTTAAAGTCAATATCAACACCGTTGACGAAACCATGCTTAATCATTCCTTCACTATCAAG ATTGGAGTTGAATGTCAACTTAGTGCGGAGGAACTCGCTCACCAAATCCAGCAAACATTCTGCTAA